The sequence below is a genomic window from Fluoribacter dumoffii NY 23.
ACAGCGAATCCAAGCAAACATAATCAGCAATAACCTTTTAACTGTTGATGTAACCACAATGCGTCCCAAAATGCATCATCCAATACAGCGTCTACGGGTAAATAATGCATCATGTCCGAGCTAAACGATCGGCACTTCACTGCATCTTTTTCCGTCATAATAATAAGTGATTTGCAATAATTCAAATCTTCTGGCTTAAACTGATAATGATCAGGATAAGAACACGAGTCGAATTCTATCCCTAATTGCAGCAAAGTGGAATAAAAACGTTGAGGATTACCAATTGCAGCAATAGCTTCCCATTTTCCATTTAAGGCATGCGGATCAATTTCTTCATCGGTACTTAATTTTTTAATTTTCCCCGGTTTTAGTACCATGGAGTAGGCATTCTTCCATTCACCTTCATTGACAACTATAAAATCAACTTCTTCCAAACGCCTGACCGATTCTCTTAAGGGTCCTGCAGGCAAACACAGGCCATTACCCACTCCTCGTGTTCCATCCACGACAGCAATTTCAATAGCCCGTCCCATGCGATAATGTTGTAGCCCATCATCGCTAATAATAATTTGGCTTTGATGTTTTTCTATAAGATAACGTACTGCCTCCGGTCGTCTTGGGGCGATCACCACCGGACATTTTGTTTTTTGTGCTAACAGCAATGGTTCATCCCCAACCTTCAGCGGGGGGTCATTAACCTGTACCTCATAAGGAAAATTTTTCGTTTTTGCACCATAACCGCGGCTTACTATACCAACCCGTAATCCTTTTTGTTTTAGTCTTTTGGCTAACTCAATAACTAAAGGGGTTTTGCCTACTCCTCCTACCGTTATATTTCCAACAACAATAATGGGAACTGGACTTTCTACCTGTAGGAATCGCTCCAATAGATAACGCCTTGCGGAGGTTAAAGCAGAATATCCCCAGGACAATGGCCGCAATACCCATTGCAGCGGATGCTCACCATACCATATTTTATCCAGGGATAACGCCATTAGATTATTGCTTCCTCATACATAGTGCCTGGGCTTTGAATTCCCTGAAGTTGAGCATAATAGCCTTGTAAATCAAGCAACTCATGATGAGTTCCTTGTTCGACGATGCATCCATGTTGCATGACGATAATTTTGTCCGCATGTTTAATAGTCGATAAACGATGCGCAATGACCAAGGTGGTGCGGTTTTTCATCACCTCTTCCAAGGCAATTTGGATGTAGCGTTCTGACTCACTATCCAAAGCCGAGGTGGCTTCATCAAGAATTAAAATAGGTGCATCTTTCAATATAGCTCGTGCAATCGCTATTCGTTGTCGCTGCCCCCCCGAAAGTAATACACCATTTTCCCCTACACGGGTGTCATAACCCTCCGGCAAGCGACTGATAAATTCATCAGCAAAAGCCATTTTAGCTGCATGTATGATTTGTTGACGAGTAATATCGGAACGGCCATATGCAATATTATTTGCCAATGTATCGTTAAAAAGTGTTACGTTTTGACTTACCAAAGCCATTTGTTCCCGCAGACTGGATA
It includes:
- the lpxK gene encoding tetraacyldisaccharide 4'-kinase, with protein sequence MALSLDKIWYGEHPLQWVLRPLSWGYSALTSARRYLLERFLQVESPVPIIVVGNITVGGVGKTPLVIELAKRLKQKGLRVGIVSRGYGAKTKNFPYEVQVNDPPLKVGDEPLLLAQKTKCPVVIAPRRPEAVRYLIEKHQSQIIISDDGLQHYRMGRAIEIAVVDGTRGVGNGLCLPAGPLRESVRRLEEVDFIVVNEGEWKNAYSMVLKPGKIKKLSTDEEIDPHALNGKWEAIAAIGNPQRFYSTLLQLGIEFDSCSYPDHYQFKPEDLNYCKSLIIMTEKDAVKCRSFSSDMMHYLPVDAVLDDAFWDALWLHQQLKGYC